The proteins below are encoded in one region of Syntrophotalea carbinolica DSM 2380:
- a CDS encoding response regulator, which translates to MNPSDCSSEKKSCDRTQNSGSGEEPESPFFAMNELLSLLGHELRTPLAGTMGMLELVLAGDLAADQRSALELANASARSMLRLIEDLHDLARMEAGRLQPENSAFEVRPWAREMLHELTRVGSAEITLDVDSRVPEIMMGDGNRIAHLSMSLIDIFLKHSRNRCVALHLDLETREGQSMLLVTIGTPGRLLEDRERVDLLKSCGTMAHIPMRAFRQVGLASALACNLAAALGGALWPKPGSQEQNIQVLAVPVGLPTGYEKVESEPHVAEDMPDMQRDLSTVRILLVEDDDAIRRLVELLLQQRGWQVTAVSDGLQALESFQANRFDLVLMDIRMPRLDGLETTRRIRRREQTLRMSSLPIVGMTAHAAVQDRSMCLEAGMDDYLSKPIASDRLYSIIERSLANRKVAP; encoded by the coding sequence ATGAACCCTTCAGATTGTTCGTCAGAAAAAAAATCCTGCGATCGGACGCAAAATTCAGGGAGCGGCGAGGAGCCTGAATCGCCTTTTTTCGCCATGAATGAATTGTTGTCTCTGTTAGGTCATGAATTGCGCACCCCATTGGCCGGAACCATGGGGATGCTGGAGCTGGTTTTGGCAGGCGACCTGGCGGCTGACCAGCGCAGTGCTCTGGAGTTGGCCAACGCTTCAGCCCGAAGCATGTTGCGCCTGATTGAAGATCTGCATGATCTGGCCCGTATGGAAGCGGGGCGGCTGCAGCCTGAAAACAGTGCATTTGAGGTGCGGCCGTGGGCCCGGGAGATGCTGCACGAATTGACCAGGGTCGGTAGCGCCGAAATTACCCTCGATGTTGATTCCCGGGTGCCCGAGATCATGATGGGCGACGGTAATCGCATCGCCCATTTGAGCATGAGTCTGATCGATATTTTTCTTAAGCATAGCCGGAACCGTTGCGTTGCTCTGCATCTGGATCTGGAAACGCGAGAAGGTCAAAGCATGCTGTTGGTGACCATCGGGACGCCGGGCCGGCTTTTGGAAGACCGGGAACGGGTCGACTTACTGAAGTCCTGCGGTACCATGGCCCACATTCCGATGCGCGCCTTCCGCCAGGTGGGGCTGGCTTCGGCGCTTGCCTGCAATCTGGCCGCCGCCCTCGGCGGGGCTTTGTGGCCAAAGCCGGGTTCGCAAGAGCAAAATATTCAGGTGTTGGCGGTGCCTGTGGGGCTGCCCACCGGTTATGAAAAGGTCGAAAGCGAGCCGCATGTAGCTGAGGACATGCCGGATATGCAGCGTGACCTGTCCACCGTGCGTATTCTGCTGGTGGAAGACGACGATGCCATTCGCAGGCTGGTGGAATTGCTCTTACAGCAGCGCGGTTGGCAGGTGACAGCCGTTTCGGACGGTCTGCAGGCCCTGGAATCTTTTCAGGCCAACCGGTTTGACCTGGTGTTGATGGATATCCGCATGCCGCGTCTCGACGGTCTTGAGACGACGCGGCGCATACGTCGTCGAGAACAGACCCTCCGCATGTCGTCACTGCCCATTGTCGGTATGACCGCCCATGCTGCCGTTCAGGACCGCAGCATGTGCCTGGAGGCGGGGATGGACGACTATCTGAGTAAACCCATCGCCTCCGACCGCCTCTACAGTATTATTGAGAGAAGCCTGGCCAACCGAAAAGTCGCTCCTTGA
- a CDS encoding molybdenum cofactor biosynthesis protein MoaE, with translation MDITKTIAQLKQEPGFAENVGMLLAHNGVVRGWSRGDGKPVSAVTVKVDHDKIEALRQEYEQKPGIFRVLIEACEGTLKPGDDLLFIIVAGALREDVKPVLAEVLDRVKDEAVTKSEAKLA, from the coding sequence ATGGATATCACCAAAACCATCGCTCAATTGAAACAGGAGCCCGGCTTCGCTGAAAATGTCGGCATGTTGCTGGCGCACAACGGCGTGGTGCGGGGCTGGTCGCGCGGCGACGGCAAACCCGTATCGGCCGTAACCGTCAAAGTCGATCATGACAAGATCGAAGCCCTGCGGCAGGAATACGAACAGAAGCCGGGCATCTTCCGGGTCCTTATCGAGGCTTGCGAGGGTACCCTCAAACCCGGCGACGACCTGTTGTTCATCATCGTGGCCGGTGCCTTGCGCGAGGATGTCAAGCCGGTGCTGGCGGAAGTTCTTGACCGGGTCAAGGATGAAGCCGTGACCAAGTCGGAAGCCAAGCTTGCGTAG
- the odhB gene encoding 2-oxoglutarate dehydrogenase complex dihydrolipoyllysine-residue succinyltransferase, with product MDIRIPEIGESIIEAKLAKWHCQDGAQVQKDDLLCELETDKITLELFAETDGVVTLRTEEGETVPIGTVIAVLTEEAGQAQTTEPLEPSEPPPSDTQPAEYPAAGQETAEPEPKPPRPQKQSAVPQTETETEASPEPIEPAIPQPGAPFPNMEEDLGDHDSGDEERLSHREPLSPLRQTVARRLLAARQQTAMATTINEADLSRIMELRSQYGERFMERNGIKLGLMSFFVKACVEALREFPVINARLEEEAIVYQHFYDIGIAVATDQGLVAPVLLNADRLNFADIEKQIAELAEKARKHRLALADLQGGTFSISNGGVYGSLLSTPLLNPPQSAILGMHSIQQRPVVRDDQIVARPMMYLALSYDHRLIDGRDAVNFLKRVVERVEEPEESLLE from the coding sequence ATGGATATCCGCATCCCCGAAATCGGCGAATCGATCATCGAAGCCAAACTGGCCAAATGGCACTGCCAGGATGGCGCACAGGTGCAGAAGGACGATCTTCTGTGCGAGTTGGAAACGGACAAAATCACCCTGGAACTGTTTGCAGAAACGGATGGCGTTGTCACTCTGCGCACCGAGGAGGGCGAAACCGTACCGATCGGAACGGTCATCGCCGTCCTGACCGAAGAAGCCGGTCAGGCGCAAACCACCGAGCCCCTGGAACCGTCGGAGCCACCGCCTTCCGACACGCAACCGGCCGAATACCCCGCTGCCGGGCAGGAAACCGCTGAACCGGAACCAAAACCTCCCAGACCGCAGAAGCAGAGTGCCGTCCCACAGACCGAGACCGAGACCGAAGCATCACCGGAGCCTATCGAACCTGCCATCCCGCAACCCGGGGCTCCTTTTCCAAACATGGAGGAAGACCTGGGCGACCATGACTCCGGAGACGAAGAGCGCCTCAGCCACCGCGAGCCTCTTTCTCCCCTGCGGCAGACCGTTGCCAGAAGACTGCTGGCGGCACGCCAGCAGACCGCCATGGCTACGACCATCAACGAAGCCGACCTGTCACGGATCATGGAGCTGCGCAGCCAGTATGGCGAGCGTTTTATGGAACGGAACGGCATCAAACTCGGACTGATGTCTTTCTTCGTCAAAGCCTGCGTGGAAGCGCTGCGCGAATTTCCCGTTATTAACGCCCGTCTGGAAGAAGAGGCCATCGTTTATCAGCATTTCTACGATATCGGCATCGCCGTCGCCACGGACCAGGGACTGGTCGCGCCGGTGTTGCTGAATGCCGACCGCCTGAACTTTGCCGACATCGAGAAACAGATTGCCGAACTGGCCGAAAAAGCGCGCAAACACCGCCTGGCGCTGGCCGACCTGCAAGGCGGCACCTTCTCCATCAGCAATGGCGGGGTGTACGGCTCGCTGCTCAGCACCCCTCTTTTAAACCCGCCGCAAAGCGCCATTCTCGGCATGCACAGCATTCAGCAGCGCCCGGTGGTGCGCGACGATCAGATCGTCGCCCGGCCCATGATGTACCTGGCGTTGAGCTACGACCACCGGTTGATCGACGGGCGCGATGCGGTGAATTTTTTAAAACGGGTGGTGGAACGGGTGGAGGAACCGGAGGAGTCGTTGCTTGAATAG
- a CDS encoding carbonic anhydrase, which yields MYRTIRSTVRLGSLALVATALMLSPTLASGKAAKPSPDATLVMLKEGNARFVAGKSIHPHSDTKRLIQAGSENQGDHAYATVITCSDSRVPVEAIFDAGIMDIFVIRVAGNVVDTDEAGSIEYGLAHVNTPVLVVLGHTQCGAVTAVTHAVHGTGHALERNIPPLVDNIQPAVEKAIAEHPEAHGDKVIPYAIVENVWQGIEDLFMRSPASRELVKSGKVKVVGAIYDVGTGKVAWLDEAQTDKILAKVEASPAKAVNAMAGEEPHKKH from the coding sequence ATGTACCGCACCATCCGCTCCACCGTCCGTCTGGGCAGCCTGGCCCTGGTAGCCACCGCGCTCATGCTGTCTCCGACCCTGGCCTCCGGCAAAGCCGCCAAGCCGAGCCCCGATGCCACCCTGGTCATGCTCAAGGAGGGCAATGCCCGTTTCGTTGCCGGCAAATCGATCCACCCCCACAGCGATACCAAGCGCCTGATCCAGGCCGGTAGCGAAAACCAGGGGGATCACGCCTATGCTACGGTTATCACCTGCTCCGATTCGCGCGTACCGGTCGAAGCTATCTTCGATGCCGGCATCATGGACATTTTCGTCATCCGTGTCGCCGGCAACGTGGTCGACACCGACGAGGCCGGTTCCATCGAATACGGTCTGGCCCATGTCAACACCCCGGTGCTGGTGGTCCTCGGCCACACCCAGTGCGGCGCCGTCACCGCTGTCACTCATGCCGTGCACGGCACCGGCCATGCCCTGGAACGCAACATTCCGCCTTTGGTCGACAATATCCAGCCGGCGGTTGAAAAAGCCATTGCCGAGCACCCTGAAGCGCATGGCGACAAAGTTATCCCCTACGCCATTGTGGAAAATGTCTGGCAGGGCATTGAAGATCTGTTCATGAGAAGCCCCGCCAGCCGTGAACTGGTCAAGAGCGGCAAAGTCAAGGTCGTCGGCGCCATCTACGATGTCGGCACCGGTAAAGTGGCCTGGCTCGACGAAGCCCAGACCGACAAAATCCTCGCCAAGGTCGAAGCTTCTCCGGCTAAGGCCGTTAACGCCATGGCCGGCGAAGAACCCCATAAAAAGCACTAA
- a CDS encoding 2-oxoglutarate dehydrogenase E1 component, which translates to MSFLANLSPAWIETLYRQWQQNPEQLPLDWQAFFDGFDTGRQSVPIPPLACLTPEVTFKQSAVDALINRYRELGHLLACTDPLSPCQTDHPLLTPAAFGLDHEDLDRSFHAKGLDRKDTASLREILSTLKDTYCHATGVEFMHIVEPSERLWLQKRLESEHNHLRPSMEDRYAILQKLQQAALFERFLHRQFPGQKRFSLEGGEVLIPVLERAIRRAASLGARDIVLGMPHRGRLNVLANIFAKPLENIFAEFSDNAEFHFVGEGDVKYHKGFSADLTLPDDRIVHLTMASNPSHLEAVNPVVEGKARARQDVFGRDGAKHVLPILIHGDAAFSGQGIVPETLNLSQLEGFGTGGTLHIVLNNQIGFTTVPEDARSTPYATDVAKMLTIPIFHVHGENPEAAIHAVELALEYRQRFGRDVLLEIICYRRHGHNEGDEPYFTQPLMYQAIKQRPPVHEIYQNQLLEEGLDKERMRQQAEQIQEDLDAALQRRHQPVDLGFQGKWGNIERNYSALTPATAVAAAKLQGLAEKLARLPDHFTPDPRIRNLLDKRKASVLEDGGQLDWATAEALAFASLLGEGHSVRMSGQDCRRGTFSQRHLVQMDSHSGESFMPMATLCDTPADFCAYDSTLSEAAILGFEYGYSLERPNGLTLWEAQFGDFVNGAQVITDQFISSGQRKWNRVSGLVMLLPHGYEGQGPEHSSARIERFLQSCAENNLLIAQPTTPAQYFHLLRRQLKLPFRKPLIIFTPKSLLRHPCCRSTLDELSNGHFCEILPDTQPSGKTDTLLLCSGKIYHELQAQRETQQRQDVAIIRIEQLYPLREDLLKEAMRPHAGARRQLWVQEEPRNMGAWSFIAPRLAEILGRWPEFCGRPEAAAPAGGSYRQFKVEQQRIVETALEIATSSEPTV; encoded by the coding sequence ATGTCGTTTCTCGCCAACCTCAGCCCGGCATGGATCGAAACACTGTATCGCCAGTGGCAGCAAAATCCCGAGCAACTGCCTTTGGATTGGCAGGCGTTTTTCGACGGCTTCGATACCGGCCGCCAATCGGTACCCATCCCCCCCCTGGCCTGCCTGACACCGGAAGTCACTTTCAAGCAGTCCGCCGTCGACGCCCTCATCAATCGATACCGCGAACTGGGACACCTGCTGGCCTGTACCGATCCGTTATCGCCCTGCCAAACCGACCATCCCCTGCTGACCCCGGCGGCCTTCGGCCTCGACCACGAGGATCTGGATCGCAGCTTTCACGCCAAAGGGCTCGACCGCAAGGACACGGCATCCCTGCGGGAAATCCTCTCCACGCTCAAGGACACCTACTGCCATGCCACCGGCGTGGAATTCATGCACATCGTGGAACCGTCCGAACGTCTGTGGCTGCAGAAACGGCTGGAAAGCGAGCACAATCACCTCCGGCCGTCCATGGAGGATCGCTACGCCATCCTGCAGAAGTTACAGCAGGCAGCCCTGTTTGAACGCTTTCTGCACCGCCAGTTCCCCGGCCAGAAACGCTTTTCCCTCGAGGGAGGCGAGGTGCTGATTCCGGTATTGGAACGCGCCATACGCCGGGCGGCCTCCCTGGGAGCACGCGATATCGTGCTCGGCATGCCGCACCGCGGGCGACTTAACGTGCTGGCCAACATTTTTGCCAAACCGCTGGAAAACATCTTTGCCGAATTCTCCGACAATGCCGAGTTCCATTTTGTCGGCGAAGGGGATGTCAAGTACCACAAAGGGTTTTCCGCCGACTTGACACTGCCGGACGACCGGATCGTGCACCTGACCATGGCCTCCAATCCCAGTCACCTCGAAGCCGTCAACCCGGTGGTGGAGGGCAAAGCCCGCGCCAGGCAGGATGTCTTCGGCCGCGACGGCGCCAAGCATGTGCTGCCGATTCTGATCCATGGCGATGCGGCCTTTTCCGGCCAAGGCATCGTGCCCGAAACCCTCAATCTGTCCCAACTCGAAGGCTTCGGCACCGGCGGCACCCTGCACATCGTGCTCAACAACCAGATCGGCTTTACCACGGTGCCGGAGGATGCCCGCTCGACGCCATACGCCACCGATGTGGCCAAAATGCTTACGATTCCCATCTTCCACGTGCACGGCGAAAACCCGGAAGCCGCCATCCATGCCGTGGAACTGGCCCTCGAGTATCGTCAACGCTTCGGCCGGGACGTGCTGCTGGAGATTATCTGCTACCGGCGACATGGCCATAACGAGGGGGATGAACCTTATTTTACCCAACCCCTCATGTATCAGGCCATCAAACAACGCCCTCCGGTCCATGAAATCTATCAAAATCAATTACTGGAAGAGGGGCTGGACAAGGAGCGGATGCGGCAGCAGGCCGAACAAATACAGGAAGATCTGGATGCGGCCCTACAGCGCCGCCACCAACCCGTCGACCTCGGCTTTCAAGGCAAGTGGGGAAATATCGAACGGAACTATTCCGCCCTCACCCCCGCCACCGCGGTAGCGGCAGCAAAGTTGCAGGGCCTGGCTGAAAAACTGGCCCGCCTGCCCGACCATTTCACCCCCGATCCTCGCATCCGCAACCTTCTCGACAAACGCAAGGCATCGGTATTGGAGGATGGCGGACAACTGGACTGGGCCACGGCTGAAGCCCTCGCCTTTGCCAGTCTTCTCGGAGAAGGACACAGCGTTCGCATGTCGGGACAGGACTGCCGCCGCGGCACCTTCAGCCAACGGCATCTGGTGCAGATGGATAGCCACTCCGGTGAAAGCTTTATGCCCATGGCCACCCTGTGTGACACTCCGGCTGATTTCTGCGCCTATGACAGCACCCTGTCGGAAGCTGCCATCCTCGGCTTCGAATACGGCTATTCCCTGGAACGGCCCAACGGACTGACCCTCTGGGAAGCCCAATTCGGCGATTTCGTCAACGGAGCTCAAGTCATCACCGACCAATTCATCAGCAGCGGCCAGCGCAAGTGGAACCGGGTCAGCGGCCTGGTCATGCTGCTGCCGCACGGATACGAGGGCCAAGGTCCGGAACATTCCAGCGCCCGAATCGAACGTTTTCTGCAAAGCTGCGCCGAGAACAATCTGCTGATTGCGCAACCGACCACGCCGGCTCAGTATTTCCATCTGCTGCGGCGCCAGCTCAAGCTCCCCTTCCGCAAGCCGCTGATCATCTTCACCCCCAAAAGCCTGCTACGCCATCCCTGCTGTCGCAGCACACTGGATGAATTGAGCAACGGGCATTTCTGCGAAATCCTGCCCGATACGCAGCCATCAGGCAAGACCGATACGCTGTTATTATGCAGCGGCAAGATCTACCATGAACTGCAGGCACAGCGCGAAACACAGCAACGGCAAGACGTTGCCATCATTCGCATCGAGCAACTCTATCCGCTGCGCGAGGATCTGCTGAAAGAAGCAATGCGACCCCATGCCGGAGCGCGACGCCAGCTGTGGGTTCAGGAGGAGCCGCGCAACATGGGCGCATGGTCGTTTATTGCCCCCAGGCTGGCCGAGATTCTGGGACGCTGGCCGGAATTCTGCGGCCGACCGGAAGCTGCGGCACCTGCCGGCGGCTCCTACCGGCAGTTCAAGGTGGAACAACAACGCATCGTCGAAACAGCTCTGGAAATCGCAACGTCATCCGAACCGACTGTCTGA
- the trxB gene encoding thioredoxin-disulfide reductase, whose translation MPVRENIHDQIILGSGPAGYTAAIYTARSNCCPLLISGLEPGGQLTGTTLVENFPGFPDGVDGPELMESMRRQAEKFGTVFVSGEVSRVELSEHPYKIWVGDDLYRCRSLIVCTGASPRMLGLPNEKELYGRGVSVCATCDGFFYRGKEVVVVGGGDTAMEDALFLARFAAKVTVVHRRNALRASAALQQRAQANAKIHFVWDTVVTAILGDKQQGVRGVRLQHLPTAKEEDCPCDGIFVAIGHVPNTTLFKGQLDLDDWGYILTRNGTETNLPGVFAAGDVQDPFFRQAISAAGTGCMAAMQSQRFLECLEDADCKKCQALQKRHPVAAQED comes from the coding sequence ATGCCCGTACGCGAGAATATCCACGATCAGATTATCCTCGGTTCCGGACCGGCTGGTTACACGGCCGCCATCTACACGGCGCGCAGCAACTGCTGCCCGCTGTTGATCTCCGGCCTGGAGCCCGGTGGCCAGCTGACCGGCACCACTCTGGTAGAAAACTTCCCCGGTTTTCCCGACGGGGTTGACGGACCGGAGTTGATGGAATCGATGCGCAGGCAGGCTGAGAAATTCGGGACCGTGTTCGTCTCCGGCGAAGTTTCGCGTGTCGAGCTTTCCGAACATCCGTATAAAATATGGGTGGGGGACGATCTCTACCGATGCCGCTCCCTTATCGTCTGCACCGGAGCTTCGCCGCGCATGCTCGGTCTGCCCAACGAAAAGGAGTTGTACGGGCGCGGTGTGTCGGTCTGCGCCACCTGCGACGGGTTCTTTTACCGGGGCAAGGAGGTTGTGGTGGTCGGCGGCGGCGATACCGCCATGGAAGATGCTTTGTTCCTGGCCCGTTTTGCCGCCAAGGTTACCGTCGTACACCGACGCAACGCTTTGCGGGCCAGCGCCGCTTTGCAGCAGCGGGCCCAGGCGAATGCCAAGATCCACTTCGTCTGGGATACCGTGGTGACGGCGATCCTGGGGGATAAACAACAAGGAGTGCGTGGGGTGCGTCTGCAGCATCTGCCTACGGCCAAGGAGGAGGATTGCCCATGTGACGGCATATTCGTCGCCATCGGCCATGTGCCCAATACGACCTTATTCAAGGGGCAACTCGATCTGGACGACTGGGGTTATATCCTGACCCGTAATGGTACGGAGACCAACCTGCCCGGCGTGTTTGCTGCCGGTGATGTGCAGGATCCTTTTTTCCGCCAGGCCATCAGTGCTGCCGGGACCGGTTGCATGGCCGCCATGCAGTCGCAGCGCTTTCTTGAGTGCCTCGAAGACGCCGATTGCAAGAAGTGTCAGGCCTTGCAGAAACGCCATCCGGTTGCCGCGCAAGAGGATTAG